One Candidatus Rokuibacteriota bacterium genomic window, GCCGCCGTCCACCGCCTCGGCGTCATGGGCGACCATCCCGTCCAGGACCCTCAGCCCCTCGGCCTCGATCCGGCTCCTGACCTCTGCCAGGAGCTTCTCCCCGCGCTCGCGGATCGCCTCGGGTAGGCGCGTCCCGCCGTCGGCGATCTCGCCCATCCCCCGCCCCACCCAGAGGCGGCACTCGGCCCAGGCGTGGTCGCCCAGCTCCGCGGTCACCACGATCCAGCTCGTGTGGTAGGGAACCCCTGTGGCCCGGCCCCGCTCGCTCTGGACCAAGGGCGCGATCCTCACCGCTTCGACCTTCCGCTCCACGAGCTCCGCCACCATCGCCGCGAGCGTCCCGAAGATGAGCTTCATCCCCTCTCGCCTCCTTTCACCCTCAGCCAGCCGCGATGAGATCCGCGTAAGTCGAGAGCAGGAGCAAGGCACGGGCCAGTTGAGCAATCCGAAGAAGACCCGGAAAGGAAGGCCTCTTGGGGCTTGGAGAAATCAGCGCGAGAGGACGGGCGCTCCCGCGTGGAGCGGGTCAGGCCGGACGGACTGTGTTGCGCTTTTGTTGTCGTTTCGTTGTCGTTTCCAGGCGGGCCTGGAGGGACTGGCAGGGAGGAGAACTTCCCGTGTCATATGCACTCCCGGGGTAATTCGGTTGTCGGCCGTCGTTTTGCAGCGAAGGGGCAGGAGGGTTGTCCCCGGAATCCGGCGCGACAGGGAAACTGCCGGTCACCCGCAGACCGGCACCGGGCTGATGAGCGGTGAGAACGAGGCCATGACCCTTACCCTTACCCCGAGCCTGCACCAGCTACTTGAGGACCCACGGCGGGCCGAGGCGCTTCCGCCAGAAGAGATACCGAGCGCCCTCGGTGATCTGGAGCGCTTCAAGGCAGAGCTGGAGCATCTCAGGGCGATCCTGTGGTCGAGGATGCTGGAGCTGGTCGCGATCCCGAAAGATCGGGGCGGGACTCTGGCTTCCGTGCCCGGCACCAGGCCCGGCATCGCCACGCCAGACCGGGCAGGACAGAGACGGGTTGTCCAGAGCCCGGAGTTGGAGTATCTTTCAATCCGCGAGCTGTCCAGCCGAATGGGCTACGCCGAGGGCACGATCAGGAACCTCATGAGCCGCGGGACGTTCAAGCTTGGCGAGCACTACGTGAAGCCCCGCGGTCGTATCATGTTCAAGTGGCCTGCCGTGCGCGCGTGGCTTGAGCAGGCCGCGGGACAGGGCCTACCGCATGGGATCGATCCGGTCAGAGCGCGGGCGCCTGTTCCTTGATTTTCGCTGGAGGGGCGTGCGCTGCCGGGAGTGGACCGGCAAGCCCGACACCCCAGCCAACCGCGCGGAGCTCAAGAAGCTCCTCCGCCAAGTCGACGGCGAGATCGCCGCCGGCACGTTCGACTACGAGAAGCACTTCCCGGGCGGATCGAAGCGTCACGTCTTCGCTCCACCCTCCCCGCCTGCCGACACTGCCGCCACGTTCGCAGACCACGCCAGAAGGTGGATCGAGACCCGCCGGCCCTGGCTAGCAGGAGGAACCCAGTACGACTACGAGCGGATCATCGAGGGGCACCTCATCCCCTACTTCGGGGCCCGTTCTGTCTCGGAGATCCGGGTGGACGATGTGGAGGCCTTCGTCGGGGCGCTCAAGCGGAAGCGTGGCACGAAGGGCCCGATCCTTTCGAATCGCCGGATCAACATGGTCCTCCAGGTCCTGCGGCTCTGCCTCGATCCGGCGGTGCGCCGGGGCCTGCTTGAGGAGAACCCCGCCCGCGCGGTCATCAAGCTCAAGGAGGAGAGGACGGACATTGATCCTCTGTCGCTCGAGGAGGTGAAGCTTTTTCTCGCCCACCTGCCCGGTGCCTCCTGGAAGCGCTATTTCACGGTCGCGTTCTTTACCGGGCTCCGCCCGTCGGAGCAGATCGGCCTCCGGTGGGACGCGATCGACTGGGCCGCGAAGCCGCCCCAGGTCGTCGTGCGGCGCGGCGTGACGCGCCGGGGTGGTGTCGGTCGGCCGAAGACCGAAGGCTCCTACCGGGAGATCCCGATGCTTCCGGTCGTGGAGCGGGCCCTCCGCGAGCAGCGCGCCGAGAGCCAGCTCTGGAGCGAGTGGGTCTTCCCCAACGAGCGGGGCGGCCACCTGGACATCACCAACCTCCGCGAGCGCGTCTGGAAGCCCACGCTCCGCCTGGCGGGGCTCCGGGGCCGGGCGCTCTATCAGACCCGGCACACCTTCGCGACCCTGGCGCTCGCGAGCGGCGAGGACGTCGGCTGGGTCGCCAGGGTCCTCGGCCACACCTCCACGGAGATGGTCATCCACCATTACCACAAATTCATCCCGAACCTCACGCGACGGGACGGCTCGGCGGTCGCGGAACTGATTGCGCGGAGCGGCCTATGATGGCGCTCGCGGGCGACCGGCAGCGAATTCGTCGATGCTACGGGCCGTCGGGTGCGCCATTCTTTGTCTTCAACGGAGAGATGAGGGCCGATCCATTCCGAGCGTTCGGGCGCGGGAGGCCACCATGAACTGGGCACTGGTGATACTCGTAACCGTCGTCGTCGGTTCTTTGCAGCCTGCCAGGAGCGCGGCCCAGTCTGGCGTCAGT contains:
- a CDS encoding site-specific integrase, producing the protein MGSIRSERGRLFLDFRWRGVRCREWTGKPDTPANRAELKKLLRQVDGEIAAGTFDYEKHFPGGSKRHVFAPPSPPADTAATFADHARRWIETRRPWLAGGTQYDYERIIEGHLIPYFGARSVSEIRVDDVEAFVGALKRKRGTKGPILSNRRINMVLQVLRLCLDPAVRRGLLEENPARAVIKLKEERTDIDPLSLEEVKLFLAHLPGASWKRYFTVAFFTGLRPSEQIGLRWDAIDWAAKPPQVVVRRGVTRRGGVGRPKTEGSYREIPMLPVVERALREQRAESQLWSEWVFPNERGGHLDITNLRERVWKPTLRLAGLRGRALYQTRHTFATLALASGEDVGWVARVLGHTSTEMVIHHYHKFIPNLTRRDGSAVAELIARSGL